The sequence aagagagaggggagcGGGTGAGGGGGTGGCGGGAGGCCCCCACATCCACCAAGCTCCCAACACACTGGAAAGGGGAGCATGTAGCTTGTCCATTCTCCAGGGCAACTTCCAGGTGTGGGCatgggcttgggggcaggagctgTTCATATTACCTACAGCTGCAATAATCCCATAAGCACTTCGGTTTCCAGACTGAACGGAGTCCCAGTCCTCGATGGTGGTGACTGTGGCATTCCTGAGATAAGTGACATTCTCCAGGGTCGCAGGAGTCCCCGTGGACATGGTCCTCCCCTCCTGGTGGGTCTTGTTTCCTGCAACAAGTCCGGGCATTCAGCAGCAGGGGAGGGAGCCCTGGGGCTGGAAGGATGAATGGGTGTCCCAGTGCCCTGGGGTGAGCGAACTTGGGACTCACCCTCTAGCCCCAGACTGAGTGAGCAAGGCTGGTGAGCACTTGCTACCTGAGTGCCCTCCTGCACTCCCATGGGTATGTGGGCtcaggcagacacacacatgcacgctcCCAGCCTCGTCACACACTGGAAGGTGTCAGGCATCCTGCTCTACTGACcaagcctccctgcccccatAGGCACACACCGCAGCCAAGCTCGTCGCTGTAGTCAGAACAGTCCCGGTGCCCATCGCAGAGCCATGTGGTTGGGATACACAGACCGTCCAGCAGGCAGCACAGCTCGCCTTtcgggcagggctggggcccgcagttgagaagactcttgttgCGGTCAGGGCAGTCATCCATGATGTCACAAGGGGAGGGGCTGACATTGGGTACCTCAGTACCTGGGGGTACAGGGTGAGTCAGGCCAAACACCCACCCAAGAGAGCACAGGTACGCCCCACTCCTTACCCCGCTGCGAGCCCCACCTTCCAGAGAATGAGTGACCCTATAACGTCTGCCCATCCCAAGGGCTCTGCCCTTCTATTAGCACCACCTTCCAACCAAGACCCCACTAACTTGCTGCCCTGCAAACCCATCTTTTAACCCAAAGATCCAGCCGCCCTCCTTGAggcccctcccaccccagagTTCCTTGCCTGAAACCCACACTCCTTCCACAAGCACCTCCTCCCATGGCCCTGAAaagccccacccccagggcaTGGCCACTCACCGCACTCCTCTTCATCACTGCCATCAAGGCAGTCCTGGTCAACATCGCAACGCCAGATGAGGGGCACACAGCGGCCATCGCTCCGGCACTGGAAGTCGGTGGGCGGGCACGAGCCTGCACTGGGGCCTGAGGGACACACACAAGTGGGAGGTCTGGACCCTCAGCTAGGAGGACAGTGTCACAAGCTACGACCACCAGGAGAAAGCCAGGTCCCAGGAACTACACTGGTGGTTACCACTTTTCCTAAGGATgcactgtggggggggggggcctggAGCCCAGCAGTTCACAGCCTCACCAAGAGTCCTACTGGTCAGATTCTATAGCCATgcccattctacaggagacacaCAGGAGAGGAAAGGCCCATGGCTACAAGCTAGTGGCAGagtcagggttcaaacccaggtctcactgATCCTGGGGTCTTTATCAGGCTCCAAATGGCCAGATGGTCTCCCCAGGGGTCTCTCCAAGCTTGTGGTTAAACAGACTAGGAGAGGGGCCATCTCTGAACCTGGCCTGGCTCAGGCCCACCGTAAGGGTCAACAGGGCCTGTTATGTCCCACCCAGCTATCCTTAGcaaaggagaagactcttgagagtcccctggacagcaaggagatcaaaccagtcaatcctaaaggattaTCTGATTATcccaaccctggatattcattggaaggactgatgctgaagctgaagcttcaatactttggccacctgatgtgaagagccaactcactggaaaagaccctgatactgggaatgattgagggcaggaggagaaggagatgacagaggatgagatggttggatggcatcatcgactcaatggacacgagtttgagcaaactccaggagatgatgaaggatagggaagcctggggtgctgcagtccatggggctgcaaagagttagacaagacgagtgactgaacaatagcaacttAGCAAAGGGGAAAGTGAGGCCTTGCGTAAAGGACCTGCTTGGTCACCGTGACTTGTTGACCCACCCACTGAATTCCTCCCAGAAACTTCTGACCGCTTTCCCCATCCTGACTGTGCCACCTCTTCCCCAGGCTCCCCACCCTCATCTCCCTCAGACACCAGGGACCTCTCAGAGTCACACCGTTAAGCCACCCACCCTTGCCTCCCCTTTGCTCAAAACCATCCCTCGGTCCCTTGACCCTCTCACAGCCTACATCCTGAATGTGGCCGGCAAGTCCTGACCAGCCCTGAACCCTTCCTGGAACTTGCTTCTTCCTacattcctcctcttcctcaagcTCCCTCTGGCCTAGCCACCATGCTGCTGTGGCAAGAGGCCTGGCCCATTTCCACCTTTCGGCCATGCCGTTCCCGGGCCCAGtattccctctcctccctcccctctgcacTTCCATGATTTCCTCCTCAGACTTCATGTCTCCAGCTTATTTCCTGGGAGGGGTCTCAGGTCCCTCTCAGAGACCCCTGAAGCCCAGCGTCTTAGAACAATGGCCCTTGAACTGGTACCTGCGTAAAGTGGACACTTAGCGATGGTCAGGGCCGTGACCTTTTGACTGTAAACCCAGGGTACTGCCTGATGATAAATGGACACAGCTCACACAACGGTCTGGGCTGAGTCCAGCTGAGTTATGAGCCTTCCGGGACCCTGAGCAGGAGGGACACAGAAGGGCCTGGAAGCTGGGCCAGCAGACTGGAGTCTGAGGGACCGAGGAAGGGAGTGGCCTTTATGGCTTCCTCCTGGGTGCAGCAGGGTGGGTAGCAAATACCTGGCTTGGCCCCAGCCTAGCTCTGTTCCATTTGATTCTGGTCCTCTTGCCCCTTCCACCTCTGCTCACAGGGGCAAGTTGAGGAAAGTCCCACTCCAAGCCCCCACCCTCCACAAGCCAGCCGGTCTGCAAGCTGGCCTCCAGGCCCAAATATACCTGTGGGCCCCACCGTCCCTGAGCCCTGTGGAATGGCCTGGAACCGACTTCCTTCCCTGCCATGGGGATCCGAAAGCCGACAGTTCCCTCCCCAAGTCTTGCCCCTCTCCATAGCAACCTCTGACCTCCCTCCCTGGAATCagggagtgtctgtgtgtgtcctaTAAAGTGGGCAGCAGAGCAGAGCCAAGGGGGCCTTACAGGGCTGTGGTTTGGAGAGATCAGTGActgtccctcccagcctcagtttccccacctgggaAAGGGGCCACACTAGGAGTCCCTACCTCAGGGTGCTGAAGGGAAGAGACTGCTTGGGTGTAAAGAGCCTGAGCTTGGTTAATGTGTTGATCCTTGAAGGAAGGAGGAACACTTAGCTTGAAAAGGCAGGAGTAAGAAGGGGAACCAGATAAGACAGGACCCGCGGGTGTGCACACCTGAGTCTACAGCTGAAGGTCGGGGGCACCTGTGTGCACAGGGAGGCCATTCTAACCTGCCCCACTGCCTCTGGGAACCTCTGAGAGAGCCACCATCACTGAGGCCAGGGCAAACGTGTCCTAGGGCCTGGGGAGCCAGGGAAGATCTTTCTTTCTCTCGTAAGTCCAGAGAAGGAAAGTGCAGAGGTTGAGAAGGCGGGAGATGGTCGCCGAGGAAACTCAGGCAAATGGCCCCGGGTAGCAGGCGCCAGATAACCAGCCGCGTGAAGGTTGGAGGTCGGACAACCAGAGTCTGTAAAGAACTTTCCTGCTTATGCTGGAGTGAAGGGCAGCTTGGAGGTGACAATGGTGCACCGCAAAGCAGAGCAGGTGCCGGGTGTGAGAGGGCCGAAGCAGCGCAGTTAAAGGCAGGCACAGCAATCCCGGCGCAGGGTCCACCATTGGGGAAGGCTCTTTCAAGGGCTAGGCTCCCCTAGAACCATGTGCGGGGGGAGTGTCCTGGACAGACTTGCGGCGTAGCCAATGGTGAGGCGCTGCTGGCGGGCGAAGGCGGAGCTAGACTGCAGGGGTAGAGGGCTCGCGGGCTGCAAGTTCACTCACCTGGGGCCTGGGTCGGGGACCAGGTCTGGATCGGAGTCGGGGCGGTCTCCAGGCACAGCCCGAAGCCGAGCAGTACCCGCAGCCCCAGGCCTAGGGCCGCAGCACGCCGCGATAGACCCCGAGCCACCCAACCGTTCATCGTACCACCCCCGCTCAGCGCCGGCTGGGTTCACGCGCACTCCCAGCCTGTCTCTTATCCCCGCGCACGCCTGCGCACACATCCGGGGGGCGGGGCCCACACCCGGGGCGGGGCCCACGGCCAGAGATCCCGCTGCAGCCCCTGGCTTTGAGTACCGTAAGTGTCTGAATACCGGGGGCCCCCGATTTGAGGGTCTTCCCCTCTTTTCCCAGTGACAGACATATCGAAAGGTATGGGGCCTATTTGAAATTAGAAACCTCTGGAGATGCGAATGAACTCGTACTGACAAGTATTGTCATCTTACGATATTTAACATTCCTCATGCACCAAATGTTCTGCCTGATTATCTTAGGAATGCCTCATCCCCTCCCCGCTCCTTCTTCTTTCGTGCGCCCGagcttattatatattttatttactaataCTACTTTGATTTATTGATTCCGCACTAGAATGTCAGACCCAGAAGGGCAGGAATGCTGTGTTGCTCCTTGTATCCCCAACGCCTGGAACAGAGCCTGATAAATCAACGAAAGGTCAGTTCTTGTCTTTCATCCTGGGTGCTCTGTCCCTAGCCTCAGGATGTTCTCACTACCTCCTAATCCTCACAGACTCCACGGGGAGGGTCTTATACTTTACTTCGGAAGCAAAACAAGCGAAAGTAGCGTCGGCTTTCTCTTCTCACGCACActcctacagttcagttcagttcagtcgctcagtcctgtccaactctttgtgaccccatgaatcggagcacgccaggcctccctgtccatcaccaactcctggagttcactcagactcacatccatcgagtcagtgatgccatccagccatctcatcctctgtcgtccccttctcctcctgcccccaatccctcccagcatcagagtcttttccaatgagtcaactcttcgcatgacgtggccaaagtactggagtttcagctttagcatcattccttccaaagaaatcccagggctgatctccttcagaatggactggttggatctccttgcagtccaagggactctcaagagtcttctccaacaccacagttcaaaagcatcaattcttcagtgctcagccttcttcacagtccaactctcacatccatacatgaccactggaaaaaccacagccttgactagacggacctttgttggcaaagtaatgtctctgcttttgaatatgctgtctaggttggtcataacttttcttccaagcagtaagcgtctcttaatttcttggctgcaatcaccatctgcattgattttggagcccccccccccgcaaaagtctgacactgtttccccatctatttcccatgaagtgatgggaccagatgccatgatcttagttttctgaatgttgagctttgagccaacttttccactctcctctttcactttcatcaagaggctttttagttcctcttcactttctgccataagggtggtgtcatctgcatatttgaggttattgagatttctcccggcaattttgattccagcttgtgcttcttccagcccagcgtttctcatgatgtactctgcatagaagttaaataagcagggtgacactatacagccttgacatactccttttcctatttggaaccagtctgttgttccatgtccagttctgttgcttcctgacctgcatataggtttctcaggaggcaggtcaggtggtctggtattcccttctctttcagaattttccacagtttattgtgattcacacaaaggctttggcatagtcaataaagcagaaatgaatgtttttctgtaactctcttccTTTGTCGATGATCCaccgggtgttggcaatttgatctctggttcctctgccttttctgaaaccagcttgaacatcgagaagttcacggttcatgtattgctgaagcctggtttggagaattttgagcattact is a genomic window of Ovis canadensis isolate MfBH-ARS-UI-01 breed Bighorn chromosome 5, ARS-UI_OviCan_v2, whole genome shotgun sequence containing:
- the CD320 gene encoding CD320 antigen → MNGWVARGLSRRAAALGLGLRVLLGFGLCLETAPTPIQTWSPTQAPGPSAGSCPPTDFQCRSDGRCVPLIWRCDVDQDCLDGSDEEECGTEVPNVSPSPCDIMDDCPDRNKSLLNCGPQPCPKGELCCLLDGLCIPTTWLCDGHRDCSDYSDELGCGNKTHQEGRTMSTGTPATLENVTYLRNATVTTIEDWDSVQSGNRSAYGIIAAVAVLSASLAAGILFALSRLCAQGCLDPLGLLVFVKGSLQPERKTSVL